In Polyangium spumosum, the DNA window GACGCCCTGCTTTCGTCACCGGAGCGGCCGCGCGGCGAGGTCCTCGGCGAGCTTTCGTAGCGCCGCGTCCCGCGGGTGGCCCTCGCGCCACACGAGCCGGAACCAGTCGATCGGCAGCTTCACGCGGGGCAGGATCGGCAGGAGCCGGCCGCGCCGGAGATCCTCCTTCACGAAATAATGCGGCAGCACCGCGACCCCCGCTCCCGCGAGGGCGCGCAGCCGCACGGCGCCTATCGTGCCGAGATATTCGACGCGGCGGAAGGCCCAGTCCTCACCTCCGGGGCGCGTGTCCAGGAAGTAGCGGAAGAGCGGCAGATCGCGGTGCACATCGAGCAGCGTAAACGCTGCGCAATCGTCCCGGCGCGCGAGGGGGCGGCACGCGAGGAGCCGCCGTTCTCCCACGAAGACGTATCGCTCCTCGTGCAGGCGCGCATAGGAGAACCCTGCGTCCGAGAGGCGCGCGCTCGAGATGAAGGCGTCGATCACGTCACGTTGCGCCTGCCGGACGAGGTCCGGCGTGTCGCCGAAAGAGAGGTGGATCCTGCGCTCGGGGCGCGCCGCTTCGAGCGCGTCGAGCGCCGGGACGAGCCAGCTCAAGCCGAGCTCGAAGCGCGTGCCGATCGTGAGCTCGTACGGCATCGGCGCGCCGTCCTCGCGCCGCGCGACCTCGCCGCACCGGCGCGCTTGATCGAGGCAACGTTGCGCCTCCGGCACGAGGCGTTCGCCCGCAGCGGTGAGCGCGACGCGGCGGGTCGTGCGGTCGAACAGGGAGGCGCCGAGCGTGTCCTCCAGGCGCTGGATGCGATCGCTGAACGCCGCGGGCGACAGCGCGACCGCGCGCGCGGCCACGCGAAAGCTCAGGTGACGCGCCGCGGCCAGAAAACAGCGGAGCGATTCGAGGTCGGGGAGGCGAGGGATGTCGGTCATCGTTCGGTCGCTCCGAACGATACAGTATCAAAAGTTCCGATTCACAGGACGTTCGAGGGAGCGCATGCTCTGACGCGAGGGATGCGATGAACATCGAAAAACTTTTTCATGTCCTGGTCATGGGCGGCGCGGCGGTTGGTCTCGCTGCGTGCAACCACGCGAGCGACGAGGGGAGCGGCGGCGAAGCCGGCGCGGCCAGCAGCACGAACGACGGCAATGGCGGGGGAGGGACGGGCGGCGCGGGCGGCGCGGGCGGCGCGGGGGGCGCAAGCGCGACGACGGGGAGCGGCGGCGCGGGCGGCGAGGCCGGCGCGGGCGGCGGGAGCAACCTCGAATGCACGCCGACGCCCGGCGACCTGGCCGATCCGTGCGGCTGCCCGTGCTGCTGGGCCAACGATTGCCTCAATACGGAGCCGTGCTGCGCAGCCCTCTGCGATGCGGGCAACGCCGGGGCGGGCTGCTGCGGTGGTTGACGTCGGAGCCGCGACGGCGCGTGAAGCCGCGGCGCTGATCTGGCGGAGCCGCGCGCGCGCCGAGCTCGAAGCGTCGGCGCGATTCACGCGGCTCGCGGGGGATCTCGCGGCGTGCGACGCCGTCTCGCCCGTCGTCACGATGGCCCGCGAGGCGGCCGAGGACGAGCGGCGCCACGCGGTGCAATGCGTGGCGCTCGTGCGCGAGCTCGGGGGGAAAGCCTTCGAGCTCGGGCCCGCGCCCGCCGCGTGCAAGGTCGGGCCCTCCGGGCTCGAGCCACGCGAGCGGCTGCTCTACGAGGTCGTCGCGATGTCGTGTGTCACGGAGACGCTGAGCGCGGCCCTGCTCGGCGAGCTCGTCGCGCGCGCGATCGATCCGCTCGTGCGCGAGACCATGCAATCGATCCTCCGCGACGAGGTCGACCACGCGCGGCTCGGGTGGGCGCACCTCGCGGCCGAGCACGAGCGCGGCGCGCCGGACGTCGTGGGCCCCTCTCTGCCGGCGATGCTCGCCGGCACGGTCTCCGAGGAGCTCTTCGCGTCCTGGGCAGAGCACCCGGCAGCAGAGTCGCTCTCCGGTCTCGGCGCGCTCGATCGCGCCGAGCGGAGGCGGATCTTCCGCGACACGATGTCGCTCGTCGTGTTCCCGGGGCTCAGGCGGTTCGGCGTCGATACGGGGCGGGGGGAGAGCTGGCTCGCGGAGCGGCTGCCGCCGTCATGACGAACCTCGCGTCATAACCCCAGTTTCCCCAGGAATGGCTCCAGCAAGTCCAGCATGGCCTTGATCCGCGGGACCTCGGCGAGCACGGCGGGCACGACCACGCGCAGGCCGATCTCCCGGCCCACGATTTCATCCAGGACCGGGACGAGCGCGCCCTCGGGCAGACCGGGGTCGGGGACCATGGCGTCGGGCACGAGCGCGACGCCATGCCCCGCGATCGCGAGCTGCCGGATCAAATGAATGTCCGGCGCCGTGATGACGGGCGCGACGGAGAACGTGCCCCCACGCAGGAGCGGCCAGGAGCGTCCGTCCTCGAAAGGGGCCTCCCAGGTGAGCAAATCGTGACGCGCGAGGTCCTCGACGGACGCCGGCGTGCCCCGCCGCGCGAGGTATTCGCGTGACGCGACCAGCCACACGCGGAGGCGGGCGAGCTCGCGCGAGACCCACGGCCCCGCGGGGCTCGTCTCGCCAAAATGGATGGCGAAATCCACGTTCTCCATGAGCCCCCCGATGGGGTTGTCGCTGAACTGGAGCCGGAAGGCGAGGCGCGGATACGTGCGCGCGAGGGTGAGCAGCGGGGGGAAGAGGTGCGGGGGCAATCCCACGGGCAGGAGGACACGAAGCACGCCGGACGGCTCGGCGCCGGCCTCCCGGACCGATTGCAAGAGCGCATTCGATTCTTGCACCATCAGCCGCCCGCGCGCCGCGAGGAGCCGGCCCGCCTCGGTGAGGGAGACGCCGTCACGCGTCCGATCGACGAGCAAGACGCCAGCCCGCGCCTCGAGCTGATCGATGCGCCGACGCAAGGTCGCGCGGGGCATGCGGAGCGACGTCGCCGCGGCCAGGAACGAGCCCGCCTCGGCCACGGCGAGGAAGGCGCGGAGCTCTTCGAGGTCCATCCCGAAAATTCCCTCAGCTCGGCAGGACGCGCCCGGCCGCCCAGGCGATCAGCGGCAAGGCGACGAGTAATGCGACGAAGGTGCGAAACGCGCGCGCATCCCCCTGCGCCGGCAGATCCGATTTCAGCCGCACCCCTCCCGCCGCGCACACCACCCAGCCCATCACGTCGCCCGAGAGCAGCGCGGCCACCGCTGCGACGGTGAGCACGATCCCACGCTGCCGGACATCGAGCGCGCGGAACCCTCGCGCGCCGTCGAGCTGCCAGACCGGGATCAGGTTGAACACGTTGATCATCGCGCCCACGCTCGCCACCGCGAGGGCCGTTCGTTCGTGCAGCAACCATCCCGCCGCGAGCGCCGCCGCCGCCGCCGCGCACCCCCACACCGGCCCCGCGAGCCCGACCCGCGCGTCTTCGCGCGCGTCGATGGGATACTGCCGCAGCCGCACCAGCGCGCCGAGGCCGGGGATGAACATCGGCGCGGTCGCCTGGATGCCGTAATGCCGCAGCGCCGCGACGTGCCCCATCTCGTGCACGTAAATCGACGCCACGAGCCCGAGCGCGAACGACATCCCGCGGGATCGATCGAGCGCGAGCCAGGCGAACATGGAGAGCACCGTCGGCAGCGACGCGAGCCCCGAGACGAGCAGCTTCGCTTTGCCGAGGAGCGAGAGCAGAAAATACTTGAGGTTCCAGGCAATCAGCGCGAGCGCGCCGAGCCCCGCCGCCGCCTTCGCGCGGCCGCCGGGCGTCTTCGGCGTATTGCCGTCACGCTCGAGCGCGAGGCTCAGGCGGCGGATCGTCTCGCCGACCGCGTGGTGCTGCGTGCTCTCCGGAGGCAGGAGCCCGAGCGCCTCGCGCCAGTGGACGAGGGCGTCTGTCAGGCGGCCTTCGCGCTCGGCGGCCTCGCCGTCCGCCGCGAGGGACCCGAGCCGCGCGCCGTGCACGAGCTTGCGACACGCGGGGCAAGCGAGCATGCCCGGGGCGAGCTCGACCCCGCAGGCCACGCAACGCGCGACGGCTCCGCTGCTCACGCGCCGGCGCTGACCTGATACGGCCCGCTGATGGCGACGGGGCCGCCGATGCCACGCGACACCTGCCACGCCGTGCGCAGGCCGAAGAAGATGATGAGCGCGCCGAGCACGCCGCTGAAGCCGCTCGTGACGTCGAGGACCGGCGCGGCGAGGGTGAAGGCCGCGGCGAGCCCGAAGTAGAGGATGCTCCCGATCAAGCCGAGGCTCCCGTCTCCGGCGCCGTTGTCGAGCGCCGCGAGGATGCCGGGCAGGTATCCCATCGCAGACGCGAGGTACGTGAACACGACCGCGAGCACCTGGTGCTTCGTGCCGCCGAAGCCGCGCGTGACCTGCTGGATCACGCGTCCGACGACCCAGCCGATGCCGATCGTCGCGAGCGCGAGCTGGATCTGGGTGAAGTGGACGAAGACCGCGTACACGGCGCCGCAACCGAGGCCCGCGCCGCCGGCCACGAGGAACGCCTTTCCAAAGGCCGCGCCGCTGCGGGCTTGCTCGGAGGTGTGGTTCACGGCGTCGCGACACGAGCCACACAGCACCTTGTCGAGGAGCTGATAATACGCCGTCGTGATGCCCGCCTGGCAGGCCGAACATGTCACGTGCCGGGCGGCGGGATCGCCGAACTCGGCGCGCTCGAAATCGAGCTTCTGTGGGGCTTCTGTTTCAGCAGGTTTGGTGTCGAGGGTCGCGTCGCTCATCGCCGAGGGGTCTCCGCGGGCGAGTGGAGCGTCACCGGCGAAGGAAGTCAATCGACGCGGGATGGCTCACGCCGTCGGCGAGGTCGGCGGCGGCAAGACGGCCGTGAAATCACGGACGAACCGCACGGCATACTCCTCGACGAGCTCGCGGACGCGGGAAGGTTCGTCCGCGCGGACGATGAGCCCCGCGTGGTACGTCTTCTCCGGCGTGCGCCAGACGATCTCCGGGTCCGTGTACGCCGACATGTCCGGGTGCTCCTGCCGCGACAAGGACAGCACCAGGCCCGCGTAGTCGTGGCGCCGCGGCGGCAGCTCGTACGGGCGTTCGCCCTGCGTGATTTCGATCTTCGCCCATTCGCGCCACAGGTTGATCCCCGTCGCCGCTTCCACCACGTCCGCCGTGTGGCTCCCGCCGACACGCGCGGCCGCCTCGATGAAGTAGATCCGGCCGTCCTCGGCCGAGCGCACGTACTCGATGTGCGTCACGCCCCGCACGAGGCCCATGTGCTCGATCACCCGATCGTTCACGTCGATGAGCTCGCGCCAGAGATCACTCGACCGATCGACCGTCTGCGTCGCCGAAGGGCCGCCCTGGTTCACCACCTCGAAGAGCGAGGTCCGGTACTGGTGCGCCTCCGCGAACACGATTCGTTTCTCCGAGACGATCGAGTCCACGTGGAAGAACTGGCCGGGGATCATCCGCTCGAGCAGGTAACGGGATCGATCGTCGCCGAGCTCCTCGATCACGCGCAGGGCCTCGTCTTCGCGCTCGAGCTTCTTGATGCCGAGCGACGCCGCCTCGGAGCGGGGCTTGAGCAGCCACGGGGCCGGCACTGTGCGCAAGAAGCGGCGCACGCGCTCGTCGTTCAGCACGTGCACGAAGTCCGGCACCGGGATGCTGCGATCCTTGGCGCGTGCGCGCATCGCGAGCTTGTCGCGGAAATACCGCGCCGTCGTCTCGCCCATGCCGGGGATACGCAGGTGCTCGCGCAGGTGCGCGGCGAGCTCCACGTCGTAGTCGTCGAGCGGCGCGACGCGCTCGATCTCGCGCGTGCGGGCGAGGTAACTGACGGCGTTCACCACGGCGCGTCGATCGTTCAAGGTCGACATGCCGAAGACCTCGTCGATGACCTCGCGCGGCCAGGGCTTGTCGAGCAAGGACTCGAGGGTCAAGAGGATCACCCGGCATCCCTCGCGCCGCGCCTGCTCGAGGAAATCGTGGCCCTTGAAGTAGCTCGACACGCAGAGGATCGTGGTCGGCAACGGGGGCAGGGAGGCGGGCCTCGTCGGATCGTGGTCGGTGTTGATCACGGCGGCTCCCTTACCCCAGCCGGGCCGGGATGTCATCCGGCCCGGTGATACCGCGCCCGCCGCTTCAGCCGGCCATCTCGGCGCCGCGCATCTGGCGAATGAGGGCAATCACGAGATCGATGCCGATCTTGTTGTCGCCCCCCTCCGGGATGATCACGTCCGCCCAGCGCTTCGAGGGCTCGACGAACATGAGGTGCATCGGCCGCACGGTCTTGTAATACTGCTCCCGGATCGAATCGAAGGTCCGCCCGCGGTGCTCGATGTCGCGGCGGATGCGCCGGAACGCGCGGATGTCGGCGTCCGTGTCGACGTAGATCTTGATGTCGAGGTGCTCGCGCAGCTTCGCCTCGACGAACACGAGGATGCCCTCGACGATCACCACCGGCGTCGGCGCCACGCGGCGCGAGTCGGGCGCGCGGCGGTGCGTCTTGAAGTCGTACCGAGGGACGTCGATGGACGCCCCACGCCGGAGCGCGGCGAGGTGCTCGACCAGGAGCTCGGTCTCGAGCGACTCGGGGTGGTCGAAGTTGAGCCCGCAGCGCTCCTCGTAGGAGATGTCACTGCGATCGCGGTAATACGCGTCGTGCTCGAGGATGGTCACCCCGGCCGGAGGCAACGCCTCGGCGATCCGGCGGGCCACGGTCGTCTTGCCGGAGCCACTGCCGCCGGCAACTCCAATCATGAGCGGTCGCATCAGAGCTCGTTCGTCCCGGCGGCACCATACTTCGATTCGGCGGCCCGGTCGACTGCCGAACGACGAAGCGAAGGAGCGAGCCGCGCCACACCCGGACGGACGCCAGGGAGCTTGCCGCAGCGCGGACGGAGCCGAATGTGAGGGGGAGAAGAAGGCGCGAGTCCCGGCGTCCCGACGGCCGGGTCCGTGCCTGTGCGTCGAGGGAGGCTCCATGAAGTTACCGCTCCAGATCACGTTCCGCGACATGCCATCGTCGGAGTCCGTCGCGCGCGAGGTGCGCGAGAAGGCCGAGAAGCTGGAGGAGGTCTACGACGGGATTTTGGGGTGCCACGTGGCGATCGCGTCCCACTCCCGAAGGCACCATCAGGGCAACGTCTACCGGGTGCGCATCGACATGGCGGTACACGGCGGCGAGGTCGTGTTCGGCCGCGAGGCGTCCGAGGATCACGCGCACGAGGACGTGTACGTCGCGGTCCGCGACGCGTTCGACGGCGCGCGCCGTCTCCTCCAGGAGCACGCGGCCAAGCAGCGGGGCGACGTGAAGACACGCGTCGGGCCGCCCCATGGCCGCGTGGCGCGGATCTTCCACGAGAGCGGCTACGGGTTCCTGGAGTCCGAGGAGGGCTACGACGTCTACTTCCACAAAAACAGCGTCCTGCACAACGGCTTTGCGCGCCTCGAGGTGGGCGCGGAGGTCCGCTACGAGGAGGAGCTCGGCGAAAAAGGCCCGCAGGCGAGCACGGTCGCCATCGTCGGCAAAAATGGGCACAAGGCGGCCTAGTCCCGAGGGGGACGCCTCGCGTCCCCCTCTCGTCCGGGCAAAGCCCGTACGATTCACCCCCCGAGGCGAGCTCGCTGCGCGATCTCGCGGAGCGCCGCTCGATCGGCGCTCCCAACCACCCCCCCTTGCGGAGCCCCGGAGAAGTAGGTACGAACGCCGGCTGCGGACGCGCGGCCCGGGCAGTCGCCCGGCGCGGTGATCCTTTCGGAGGACGGCGTGGCGGACCCTTCGGGGCGCTTCCCCAGAGCTTCACACGACACGCTGACCGGCGGCTTCTCGGGCCGCCCGCGCGCGGGCTCGACCTTGCCCGGCCCCATGGCCGAGGCGCCCTTCCATACGCCGATCGGCCCCGCCCTGCGCGCCTTCGAGAAGGGCGCGCGTATCGGCAAGTTCCCGATCGTCCGCGTGATGAGCACGGGCGGCATGGGGATCATCTACGAGGCCGCGCACCCCGTGCTCGGCTCGCGCGTCGTCATCAAGACCGTGCGCCCCGAGATGGCCGGCAAGGCCGCGATGGCCGAGCGCTTCCGCAACGAGGCGCTCGCCGCGAGCCGCATCCGCGACGATCGCCTGCCGCAGATCTTCGACATCGACCGGCTCGACGACAACACGCAGTACATGGTCATGGAGTACCTCGAGGGCGAGGATCTCCAGCAGCGGCTCACCGAAGGGCCGCTGCCGCCCGCGTACGCGACGCGCGTGGTCTTCGAGGTCCTCGAGGTCCTGCACAAGGTCCACAAGCTCGGCGTCATCCACCGCGACATCACGCCGCGCAACATCTTCCTCGCCCGCAGCGAGGTGCTCGGCGAGATCCCGAAGCTGCTCGATTTCGGCGTCGCCCACTTCGTCGACGACCCCAACACGAGGCCGGGCGAGCTCGTGGGGTCGCCGTTTTACATGGCCATCGAGCAGGTCCGCGATCACGGCGCGATCGGGCCCTGGACCGACGTCTTCGCCGCGGGCGTCGTGCTCTACGAGCTCGTCGCGGGCGTGCGCCCCTGGCCAGGGACGAACCTCCTCGGTTACCTCACGGCCCTCGCCGAGCGGCAGCCGCCGCGCCCGCTCGCCGCCGCCGCGCCGAACGTCCCGCCCGGCCTGGCCGAGGCCGTGATGCGCGCGATCCGCGTCGAGCCGATCGAGCGCTTCCCCGACGCGCTCGCCTTCGCCCGCGCGCTCGAGCCCTTCGCCGCCGATCGCGCCGTGCTCTACGATCTGCGCCGCGTCGGGCAACGATCGAGCGTGCCCACGCGCCGCGCGAGCCTCGAGAACGAGGCCACGGTCGCGATGACGCGCGGCAAGACCGTGACGATCCCGCCGCCGCCGCCCGTGCCCAAGCTCGCGGGCATCCAGTCGAAGCTCGCGGGGCTC includes these proteins:
- a CDS encoding ferritin-like domain-containing protein; this translates as MVDVGAATAREAAALIWRSRARAELEASARFTRLAGDLAACDAVSPVVTMAREAAEDERRHAVQCVALVRELGGKAFELGPAPAACKVGPSGLEPRERLLYEVVAMSCVTETLSAALLGELVARAIDPLVRETMQSILRDEVDHARLGWAHLAAEHERGAPDVVGPSLPAMLAGTVSEELFASWAEHPAAESLSGLGALDRAERRRIFRDTMSLVVFPGLRRFGVDTGRGESWLAERLPPS
- a CDS encoding HPF/RaiA family ribosome-associated protein, whose translation is MKLPLQITFRDMPSSESVAREVREKAEKLEEVYDGILGCHVAIASHSRRHHQGNVYRVRIDMAVHGGEVVFGREASEDHAHEDVYVAVRDAFDGARRLLQEHAAKQRGDVKTRVGPPHGRVARIFHESGYGFLESEEGYDVYFHKNSVLHNGFARLEVGAEVRYEEELGEKGPQASTVAIVGKNGHKAA
- the udk gene encoding uridine kinase codes for the protein MIGVAGGSGSGKTTVARRIAEALPPAGVTILEHDAYYRDRSDISYEERCGLNFDHPESLETELLVEHLAALRRGASIDVPRYDFKTHRRAPDSRRVAPTPVVIVEGILVFVEAKLREHLDIKIYVDTDADIRAFRRIRRDIEHRGRTFDSIREQYYKTVRPMHLMFVEPSKRWADVIIPEGGDNKIGIDLVIALIRQMRGAEMAG
- a CDS encoding LysR family transcriptional regulator — protein: MDLEELRAFLAVAEAGSFLAAATSLRMPRATLRRRIDQLEARAGVLLVDRTRDGVSLTEAGRLLAARGRLMVQESNALLQSVREAGAEPSGVLRVLLPVGLPPHLFPPLLTLARTYPRLAFRLQFSDNPIGGLMENVDFAIHFGETSPAGPWVSRELARLRVWLVASREYLARRGTPASVEDLARHDLLTWEAPFEDGRSWPLLRGGTFSVAPVITAPDIHLIRQLAIAGHGVALVPDAMVPDPGLPEGALVPVLDEIVGREIGLRVVVPAVLAEVPRIKAMLDLLEPFLGKLGL
- a CDS encoding LysR family transcriptional regulator, giving the protein MTDIPRLPDLESLRCFLAAARHLSFRVAARAVALSPAAFSDRIQRLEDTLGASLFDRTTRRVALTAAGERLVPEAQRCLDQARRCGEVARREDGAPMPYELTIGTRFELGLSWLVPALDALEAARPERRIHLSFGDTPDLVRQAQRDVIDAFISSARLSDAGFSYARLHEERYVFVGERRLLACRPLARRDDCAAFTLLDVHRDLPLFRYFLDTRPGGEDWAFRRVEYLGTIGAVRLRALAGAGVAVLPHYFVKEDLRRGRLLPILPRVKLPIDWFRLVWREGHPRDAALRKLAEDLAARPLR
- a CDS encoding site-2 protease family protein; the protein is MSSGAVARCVACGVELAPGMLACPACRKLVHGARLGSLAADGEAAEREGRLTDALVHWREALGLLPPESTQHHAVGETIRRLSLALERDGNTPKTPGGRAKAAAGLGALALIAWNLKYFLLSLLGKAKLLVSGLASLPTVLSMFAWLALDRSRGMSFALGLVASIYVHEMGHVAALRHYGIQATAPMFIPGLGALVRLRQYPIDAREDARVGLAGPVWGCAAAAAALAAGWLLHERTALAVASVGAMINVFNLIPVWQLDGARGFRALDVRQRGIVLTVAAVAALLSGDVMGWVVCAAGGVRLKSDLPAQGDARAFRTFVALLVALPLIAWAAGRVLPS
- a CDS encoding ATP-grasp domain-containing protein, whose translation is MINTDHDPTRPASLPPLPTTILCVSSYFKGHDFLEQARREGCRVILLTLESLLDKPWPREVIDEVFGMSTLNDRRAVVNAVSYLARTREIERVAPLDDYDVELAAHLREHLRIPGMGETTARYFRDKLAMRARAKDRSIPVPDFVHVLNDERVRRFLRTVPAPWLLKPRSEAASLGIKKLEREDEALRVIEELGDDRSRYLLERMIPGQFFHVDSIVSEKRIVFAEAHQYRTSLFEVVNQGGPSATQTVDRSSDLWRELIDVNDRVIEHMGLVRGVTHIEYVRSAEDGRIYFIEAAARVGGSHTADVVEAATGINLWREWAKIEITQGERPYELPPRRHDYAGLVLSLSRQEHPDMSAYTDPEIVWRTPEKTYHAGLIVRADEPSRVRELVEEYAVRFVRDFTAVLPPPTSPTA